Proteins from one Syngnathus scovelli strain Florida chromosome 9, RoL_Ssco_1.2, whole genome shotgun sequence genomic window:
- the dync2i2 gene encoding cytoplasmic dynein 2 intermediate chain 2 isoform X2, with translation MFNSIFSSQGSCLPSFHHFIIISINMFTDEDQVSVNIQSSWRKSQQSSQESRGCQTRTIHSAEAGVQTRSSVVGSTQTELQDHVTTQFLQDPDTVLRLPGLKEFLDQVEGQVIRELVKNSKSHAFDGFQVNWEEHNQMVFCLHQLQHPKALERGLHITSVSWSCTGAVIACAYGRLTEGDWSNDKSYICMWNIDHGGLNPKQADLVIDVPTAVTSLCCHPKHPALMAGGLYTGEVIVWDTSQSTDPVLAQTGMSADSHREPVCQVTWVPLRNKGEFGVLSACSGGRILLWTVNTEQGKCVLKSAFALVQQQILSSSSSSFKGQGTGTVGVTSLDLSPWDPDTFLVGSEGGLLLRCSLSSQTPAAVPSECLSVPLRTPTVFSFRPASGPVHSIHCSPFHRNLFLSAGTDGLAHLHSLLQTNPLRSLRVSDTYVFKVQWSPTRPLLFAAATGQGEVQIFDLSRRSLRPAATIESGGIGHAATCLAFNRQNPGLLAVGKTDGTVGVWKLSTDLTEQMPTENHLLEQIANQVAE, from the exons ATGTTTAATAGTATATTTAGTAGTCAAGGTAGCTGTTTACCTTCATTTCATCATTTCATAATCATAAGTATTAACATGTTTACGGACGAAGACCAAGTGTCAGTAAATATCCAGTCATCCTGGAGAAAATCTCAGCAGTCGTCGCAGGAGTCT AGAGGCTGTCAGACCAGAACCATTCACAGTGCTGAAGCAGGAGTACAGACTCGTTCCAGTGTTGTTGGAAGTACTCAAACAGAGCTCCAGGATCATGTAACGACACAGTTCCTACAGGACCCCGACACTGTGCTCCGTTTGCCGGGCTTGAAGGAGTTCCTAGATCAAGTTGAAGGCCAAGTCATCCGAGAGTtggtcaaaaattccaaaagtcATGCTTTCGATGGCTTTCAGGTGAACTGGGAAGAACACAATCAGATG gTTTTTTGCCTTCATCAACTTCAACATCCCAAGGCCTTAGAGCGAGGTCTTCACATAACGAGTGTGTCTTGGAGTTGTACCGGTGCAGTAATAGCCTGTGCTTATGGCCG GTTGACAGAAGGTGATTGGAGCAATGACAAGTCATATATTTGTATGTGGAACATTGATCATGGAGGTCTGAACCCCAAACAAGCTGATCTGGTCATAGATGTTCCAACTGCAGTGACATCTCTGTGTTGCCACCCCAAGCACCCTGCTCTCATGGCAG GTGGTTTGTATACTGGGGAAGTGATAGTCTGGGACACCAGTCAGTCTACAGATCCAGTACTGGCGCAAACTGGCATGTCTGCAGATAGCCACAGAGAGCCTGTTTGTCAG GTTACCTGGGTGCCCCTTCGTAATAAAGGAGAGTTTGGTGTTCTGAGTGCATGCTCTGGAGGGAGGATTCTTCTGTGGACAGTGAACACGGAGCAAGGAAAATGTGTCCTGAAATCGGCCTTTGCGCTTGTGCAACAGCAAATActttccagcagcagcagcagcttcaaG gggCAAGGCACCGGCACTGTGGGTGTCACCTCCTTGGATCTGTCTCCATGGGACCCAGACACGTTCTTAGTAGGCTCCGAGGGTGGCCTTCTGCTTAGATGCTCCCTCTCCTCCCAGACACCAGCAGCAGTCCCATCTGAATGTCTCAGTGTGCCACTAAGAACTCCAACAGTCTTCTCCTTTAGGCCTGCTAGTGGCCCTGTCCACTCCATACACTGTTCACCTTTTCATAG GAACCTGTTTTTGAGTGCAGGAACTGATGGTCTGGCTCACCTCCATTCTCTGCTGCAGACCAACCCACTGCGCTCACTTCGAGTGTCTGACACTTATGTTTTTAAAGTGCAATGGTCTCCAACCAGGCCGCTGCTTTTTGCTGCAGCCACCGGACAAG GTGAGGTTCAAATATTTGATCTGAGTCGCCGGTCCCTGAGACCAGCAGCCACGATCGAATCAGGAGGCATTGGTCATGCTGCAACCTGTTTGGCCTTCAACCGTCAAAATCCTGGCCTCCTTGCAGTGGGAAAAACAGATGGGACAGTTGGTGTCTGGAAACTCAGCACTGATTTGACAGAGCAGATGCCCACGGAGAACCATCTTCTGGAGCAGATAGCTAATCAAGTAGCCGAATGA
- the ptpn2a gene encoding tyrosine-protein phosphatase non-receptor type 2a: MEQEFEDINFSGGWQNIYNEIRNQASEYPYNVAKLPVNRNLNRYRDVSPYDHSRVKLASSENDYINASLVTVDEARRAYILSQGPLRNTCGHFWLMIWEQCSKAVIMLNRIIEKGSEKCAQYWPTTEELQMSFTDTGFVVRLISEEDHSYFTIRVLKLQNTKTEEWRSIYHFHYTAWPDFGVPESPASFLNFLFKVRESGSLGTEHGPSVVHCSAGIGRSGTFALVDTCLVLMDRRNNPSSVDIQKVLLDMREYRMGLIQTADQLRFSYMAVIEGAKLLGTNGSAQVQSELISRGDLETDMAPPNPPPRPHLNNSRPCLESQLPSKDSMPLLVEKPQYQGDSEADIAGCVKRRHREERIASTTQKVQQMKQRLSDSERKKEKWQYWRPILLNVGAGAALAFGLLVCWMYSQ, from the exons ATGGAGCAAGAATTTGAAGACATTAATTTCTCTGGGGGATGGCAAAACATTTACAAC GAAATCCGTAATCAAGCCAGTGAATATCCCTACAATGTGGCAAAACTTCCTGTGAATCGCAATTTGAATCGCTACAGGGATGTTAGTCCAT ACGATCACAGCCGTGTAAAACTTGCAAGCTCCGAAAATGACTACATCAATGCAAGTTTAGTCACAGTGGACGAAGCCCGTCGAGCTTATATTCTTTCTCAG GGGCCTTTAAGAAACACTTGTGGTCACTTCTGGCTGATGATTTGGGAGCAGTGTTCCAAAGCTGTTATCATGCTGAACAGAATCATCGAAAAGGGATCC gAAAAGTGTGCACAATACTGGCCGACTACAGAGGAACTCCAAATGTCTTTCACTGACACGGGTTTTGTTGTCAGGCTGATTTCAGAGGAGGACCATTCCTATTTCACAATCCGAGTGCTAAAATTACAAAACACAAAG ACAGAGGAGTGGAGATCCATTTATCACTTTCACTACACCGCATGGCCGGATTTTGGTGTTCCAGAATCGCCTGCGTCCTTCCTCAACTTCCTTTTCAAAGTTCGGGAGTCTGGTTCACTGGGAACAGAGCACGGGCCCTCGGTTGTGCACTGCAGTGCTGGGATTGGGCGTTCCGGGACCTTTGCCTTGGTAGACACCTGCCTGGTCTTG ATGGATCGGAGGAATAATCCGTCCTCTGTGGACATACAGAAGGTCCTTCTGGACATGAGGGAATACCGCATGGGCCTCATCCAGACTGCTGACCAACTGCGCTTTTCCTACATGGCCGTCATCGAGGGAGCCAAACTCCTTGGGACCAACGGTTCAGCACAG GTCCAATCGGAACTGATTTCCAGAGGTGACCTGGAGACAGACATGGCTCCACCTAACCCTCCACCTCGACCTCACTTAAACAACAGCAGACCTTGCCTGGAGTCCCAGCTCCCCTCAAAAGACAGCATGCCCCTGCTTGTGGAGAAGCCTCAGTACCAAGGCGACAGCGAGGCAGACATCGCTGGAtg TGTGAAGAGGCGACACCGTGAAGAGAGGATTGCCAGCACCACACAGAAGGTCCAGCAAATGAAACAGAGACTGAGCGACtcggagagaaaaaaagaaaagtggcaGTATTGGAGACCCATTCTGCTTAATGTCGGCGCTGGTGCCGCGTTGGCTTTTGGTCTGCTGGTGTGCTGGATGTACTCCCAGTGA
- the dync2i2 gene encoding cytoplasmic dynein 2 intermediate chain 2 isoform X1, producing the protein MRRGVGKDPSGVGHVDVAAIFDVAKKVAIMHQKMAVLHPIYACEAKKKSVFVDGCLIVYLVVKRGCQTRTIHSAEAGVQTRSSVVGSTQTELQDHVTTQFLQDPDTVLRLPGLKEFLDQVEGQVIRELVKNSKSHAFDGFQVNWEEHNQMVFCLHQLQHPKALERGLHITSVSWSCTGAVIACAYGRLTEGDWSNDKSYICMWNIDHGGLNPKQADLVIDVPTAVTSLCCHPKHPALMAGGLYTGEVIVWDTSQSTDPVLAQTGMSADSHREPVCQVTWVPLRNKGEFGVLSACSGGRILLWTVNTEQGKCVLKSAFALVQQQILSSSSSSFKGQGTGTVGVTSLDLSPWDPDTFLVGSEGGLLLRCSLSSQTPAAVPSECLSVPLRTPTVFSFRPASGPVHSIHCSPFHRNLFLSAGTDGLAHLHSLLQTNPLRSLRVSDTYVFKVQWSPTRPLLFAAATGQGEVQIFDLSRRSLRPAATIESGGIGHAATCLAFNRQNPGLLAVGKTDGTVGVWKLSTDLTEQMPTENHLLEQIANQVAE; encoded by the exons ATGCGACGTGGGGTTGGTAAGGACCCTTCGGGAGTCGGTCACGTCGACGTTGCCGCCATTTTTGATGTGGCAAAGAAGGTGGCAATAATGCACCAAAAGATGGCAGTGTTGCACCCTATTTATGCTTGCGAGGCGAAGAAGAAGTCAGTTTTTGTTGACGGATGTTTAATAGTATATTTAGTAGTCAAG AGAGGCTGTCAGACCAGAACCATTCACAGTGCTGAAGCAGGAGTACAGACTCGTTCCAGTGTTGTTGGAAGTACTCAAACAGAGCTCCAGGATCATGTAACGACACAGTTCCTACAGGACCCCGACACTGTGCTCCGTTTGCCGGGCTTGAAGGAGTTCCTAGATCAAGTTGAAGGCCAAGTCATCCGAGAGTtggtcaaaaattccaaaagtcATGCTTTCGATGGCTTTCAGGTGAACTGGGAAGAACACAATCAGATG gTTTTTTGCCTTCATCAACTTCAACATCCCAAGGCCTTAGAGCGAGGTCTTCACATAACGAGTGTGTCTTGGAGTTGTACCGGTGCAGTAATAGCCTGTGCTTATGGCCG GTTGACAGAAGGTGATTGGAGCAATGACAAGTCATATATTTGTATGTGGAACATTGATCATGGAGGTCTGAACCCCAAACAAGCTGATCTGGTCATAGATGTTCCAACTGCAGTGACATCTCTGTGTTGCCACCCCAAGCACCCTGCTCTCATGGCAG GTGGTTTGTATACTGGGGAAGTGATAGTCTGGGACACCAGTCAGTCTACAGATCCAGTACTGGCGCAAACTGGCATGTCTGCAGATAGCCACAGAGAGCCTGTTTGTCAG GTTACCTGGGTGCCCCTTCGTAATAAAGGAGAGTTTGGTGTTCTGAGTGCATGCTCTGGAGGGAGGATTCTTCTGTGGACAGTGAACACGGAGCAAGGAAAATGTGTCCTGAAATCGGCCTTTGCGCTTGTGCAACAGCAAATActttccagcagcagcagcagcttcaaG gggCAAGGCACCGGCACTGTGGGTGTCACCTCCTTGGATCTGTCTCCATGGGACCCAGACACGTTCTTAGTAGGCTCCGAGGGTGGCCTTCTGCTTAGATGCTCCCTCTCCTCCCAGACACCAGCAGCAGTCCCATCTGAATGTCTCAGTGTGCCACTAAGAACTCCAACAGTCTTCTCCTTTAGGCCTGCTAGTGGCCCTGTCCACTCCATACACTGTTCACCTTTTCATAG GAACCTGTTTTTGAGTGCAGGAACTGATGGTCTGGCTCACCTCCATTCTCTGCTGCAGACCAACCCACTGCGCTCACTTCGAGTGTCTGACACTTATGTTTTTAAAGTGCAATGGTCTCCAACCAGGCCGCTGCTTTTTGCTGCAGCCACCGGACAAG GTGAGGTTCAAATATTTGATCTGAGTCGCCGGTCCCTGAGACCAGCAGCCACGATCGAATCAGGAGGCATTGGTCATGCTGCAACCTGTTTGGCCTTCAACCGTCAAAATCCTGGCCTCCTTGCAGTGGGAAAAACAGATGGGACAGTTGGTGTCTGGAAACTCAGCACTGATTTGACAGAGCAGATGCCCACGGAGAACCATCTTCTGGAGCAGATAGCTAATCAAGTAGCCGAATGA